A region from the Halobellus litoreus genome encodes:
- a CDS encoding Vms1/Ankzf1 family peptidyl-tRNA hydrolase has translation MLDELLGRAELKARIEELEEEKRHLERRAAAEEERRSEAARERQEAEAEVNRLEDKIEGLEERVERLSETDDVDVAFRGTEQLRGDRRDEVLSRLSSFETEPEGALTAMVHEEVPDAVAEALGERSALVRRAAPCLVCVDDAGLVAAALDPPTPPAPFDEWGSGFRIDRSWFAPVDPTWVALVRSDLFALGVYDGASVSLVDEVESDVMGSHSKGGFSQARFERRRDQQVDEHLDRAREAIEAHVGTDGAESGADSAEKAGKAGATAEEGLARDLIVLGEGTVLGRFTDLADRTATVDATGEPAAALESAVREFWTVRLSLL, from the coding sequence ATGCTCGACGAGTTGCTCGGTCGCGCGGAGCTCAAAGCGCGGATCGAGGAACTGGAGGAGGAGAAGCGTCACCTCGAACGCCGGGCGGCGGCCGAAGAGGAGCGTCGGTCGGAGGCCGCTCGCGAGCGCCAGGAGGCCGAAGCGGAGGTCAACCGACTCGAAGACAAGATCGAGGGGCTCGAAGAGCGGGTCGAGCGGCTCTCCGAAACCGACGACGTCGACGTCGCGTTCCGCGGGACCGAGCAACTGCGCGGAGACCGCCGCGACGAGGTCCTCTCCCGGCTGTCGTCGTTCGAAACGGAGCCCGAGGGTGCGCTGACGGCGATGGTCCACGAGGAGGTCCCCGACGCCGTCGCCGAGGCGCTGGGCGAGCGGTCGGCGCTCGTCCGCCGGGCCGCCCCGTGTCTGGTCTGCGTCGACGACGCCGGTCTCGTCGCCGCCGCGTTAGACCCGCCGACGCCCCCCGCGCCGTTCGACGAGTGGGGCTCGGGGTTCCGGATCGACCGATCGTGGTTCGCGCCCGTGGACCCGACGTGGGTCGCCCTGGTGCGCTCGGACCTGTTCGCGCTCGGCGTCTACGACGGGGCGTCGGTGTCGCTCGTCGACGAGGTCGAATCCGACGTGATGGGGTCGCACTCGAAGGGCGGGTTCTCGCAGGCGCGCTTCGAGCGCCGGCGGGATCAGCAGGTCGACGAGCACCTCGACCGGGCGCGCGAGGCGATCGAGGCTCACGTCGGGACCGACGGCGCGGAATCAGGTGCGGACAGTGCGGAGAAAGCGGGAAAGGCGGGCGCAACAGCCGAGGAGGGCCTCGCCCGCGATCTGATCGTCCTCGGCGAGGGGACGGTTCTCGGTCGGTTCACGGATCTGGCCGACCGGACCGCGACTGTCGACGCCACCGGAGAGCCCGCGGCGGCGCTCGAAAGCGCGGTCCGGGAGTTCTGGACGGTTCGGCTGTCGCTCCTCTGA